The window atgcacatatttcaaaatttttttaaaaattcaaaattcagaacACTTTGGTCCTGAGTATTTTGGATAAAGGATACTCATCCCTTACCCACTTTTCTTTGCAGGTATTGCTACTCATTCACATAAGACAAGTATTGatttacatacattaaaaaattataatttgtctcaaataagtgaaataatcaaCTGTGGTATTTGGGTGATAACTAATAGAGCCTACATTGAATTCTAGTAGCTCTAACACCTCCagcaatattaatattaaaaaccaaTACATTACCTGAATTTCTTGTGAAATTGTTTAAAGAACTATTAAAAGTTGAATTGCTAATGGACTGAAAATGAACATAAAGATCTTCAGTTATAGATGAAGCAAACTTTGAGTAGCATTCAGCCATATAGGGTACTGTTTTGATATTGTAGCACGTCAGGCTGTGTGGATAGCTACACATGGTGATGTtctcattttctggtaaataagAGTGAATAAATTAAGGCTTATTATAGAGAATAAGAATGGTTAGCaacatttatgattattttatctatatttttgacATGTCTCTCATTATTAAGGATGTTATAACGAGGTCTTGATGTGTTTGCATAGTAACACAATGAGGGGTGATACACATTCCCATTACTTTATAAATACAGTTTAAATGCATtaactatttatatattttagtctgTGTTTATAAAGATTTTATGATTATGATAATGGCTATAATCTGGATCTCAAGCAGTGTTTGGTTTGCAGTTAACAAAGTaagacaccttttttttttttttacctactcTGCAACAAGATATCTAATAATAAACAGAAAgtacttaaagaaaaacaaattggtCTTATGTGTTGTCTCTGCAAGCccaatacatttaaatttctttatagtCAGGGGGTGGGGAATGGAGAGTAACTCTTTAGAGATGGTTTTTTTGGGATTTTTTCCTTCTTGCACAGCACTGgcaatcaaacccaggacctcattcTTGCAAGTCAGgtactccaccactaagctacatcccaaatCCCCAgaagttactttttaaatattttttccttctttcctttaacagaaattttatttcttgactttttggcagtgctgggatcTATTCTGGAGCCTTGCAAAATGCTACAACTTTAGCCCAAtagatagtttttctttctttttttcttgtcagtatTGATTATTGAACCCAAGAGTACTCCACTGCAGAGCCACATTTCCATCCtttcctaaattttaatttttaggcagTGACTAAGTTGCccaactggcctcaaactttcgatcctcctatcTAAACTTCTCTAGTTGCTGGAAAGCATTACCACACTCAGCtggatttttttgttggttgtttgtttaaagatgaaaaagatttTTCTAGGGCAAAATGCCAAAAGttaatcacattttaattttaattaaatgatgaTACCTTACCTAGTATCACATTTGATGTTTTCAACCAGTTCTGCAAATTGAATAAACTACAAGTGCAGTTCCATGGATTTCCATATAAAATGATTAATTCCAGATGAAATAGTTGTGGTACATCAAAGTAGCTTATCAAATTTCCTTGCAGATTCAGAAGTTTCAAGTTGTTTAGCGGCATAAACATGTCAGGATTCAgttgtaatattttgttttggcagAGATGtaattgttttagtttatttAGGCCTACAAATGCATTCTGTTGAATAACATAAATGgagtttttacatatatttaagatTTCTAGATTGGAGAGGTTACTGAAACTACTATTATGTAAGATAGTGATATTGTTCTGAATCAAATAGAGCTCAGTAAGTAAAAAATACTTCTGTAGCACCCTTGTGTCTGTAACATTCAAAGTAATTTTGTTATAACTGAGATCAAGGATAGTAACATTATTATTGATACCCACTGGAATCAAAGAATAATCCTTTTCAGTGAAATTACATTTGacttcctaaaaaagaaaaaaaattagatattttattaatcaggaaaaaataatataatttctcaaaatttcaTATTCATGCACTTTGATGTTGGAAGgaaatcattttggaaaaaatcTCTCATCTTTAGGCATTATAATGTGGAAAAGTGAATGTTTTTAATGATGAAATGGGGAAGATTAGGGAAATTCTAATAGAATAAGTAGGGAAATGCTAGTAGTATGTTATACAGGTATCTTCCAACTGTAATTAATGTAATCAttacagagagaaagaatattGATATATTGCTGTTTTATGTGtagaaatattacataatttggttaacttaatattttaacatgCAAGGTAGGCATTTCTAGgggaattatttaaaatgtataattttttaaaatcagtggaGATAACAACATATAGCTAGGgctcttaaataattaaaaaataatacccaaTTCCAGCTTTGATGGGCCAATGTCtaaaagtttcatattttaaaaggaaatattttgtcttatatCAGAAATTCAGCATCTGTGAGTAAATTTAATGAGCCACACAACCTGAAGTGCTTTCCTTCTGTGGATATAGATACAAAGAATAATGTTGTTTTGCCTGTCTTTGCAGTTGAAATTTCCCCTATAATTTTAAACTGTGGTTTTTATGTCTTGGAACTAATCTCAGATTTTATAGTGAAAATTTACAGATTTCTTCTTTcaccaacttttaaaaaagaactcaatttaaaaacaaagtaaagattACCTTTGTCAAGTTAGGATGACTCAGATCACAGAtttgaatatatacaaataaCTAAAGAATAGTTTAGGGATCAgattttgtggtggtggtggtgtttgccTTTAGATATTTTAGACATTTCTCTTGATTATAAAAACTTACTATTTTAGAAGTCTGGCTTTTGTCCGATAATAATAGCATGGAGAAGGGCCAAAACAAGACTGTGATGCATGTGAATTTCATATTGCAGGCCTGAGAGAAGAGAGAGTATTTCGTCTCAGTAAAGACAAGAACTGTAAAGATTATTGAGAAcatatggattttcttttcttttaaatatcttttttcttaaaatacatagAATAAGAAACAAGTTCATTGCTATTCCCCATCCCTGCACTCTGATCTTAACAAAAGCTCCTGTGGAGAATGATATTATTTTCTAAGTTGTCTCATGAGATCttttgaaagaaactttaaagtacatttaaatttttattaaatatataaaaaaagaaagtccagaagaatgtatatttatgtgtatatgtgtgcttgATTATATTCATGTATTGctaattcttgatttttcaattttaggtgTTATTTGTTGGTGTTAATCCATTGGCTTATAACTAACTGTGGGAGATGAAAATCTTTAGCTTTCTTTCAAATACTCTCTATCCTACTCTTAAATACATCATTGACTTCCAAATATAGTCACTTGTAATTTTAGATGGCTATTCAGCATTTATGTTATCACAAGTATATATAAGTTATCAGTGACTGAGCTATGTAAGAGGATTACTTTCCCATTGCTACATGGTTTTTTTACTCTAAATTAatcagactgttttttttttcttttttaaatgaatttatgttCACACTATCTCATGGCAATTCTCTAGTTaattcattttagatatttaatgTCTTTCATTTGCTTGCAAATGAGCTACCATGCTTTAAGCTAGAGAAACTGATCAATGGGCCTTCTTTCTACATGGTTGTTGACTTCTGCCCTTATCACAGAAATTCTCTTTTGCCTGCCTTATTGGATTCCTGTTTTTCTAGAatgccccttttttttttggcttattaCCTCATTTCAGTGGTGCTTCATAACTTCTGGAAAATGTACATAGGatggaaaaatttttttggaCCTTGAAAGATACTTTGGCTAGAAATTGAATCTAGATGGGAAataatttttcctgaaaatgttGATTTTCTTGCCCCATTGTCTTTTGAGTTTCAGTTGTtaccttattttacttatttatccttTTAATGTACCTTGCCTCTTCCTAACCCTAAAAGCTTCTAAAATCAGTATTCTGGAATTCATGATTCTGTGTCTTTGTGAGAGTCTAATTTCATCAGTTAAACTGGGTACTTGATTGTTACTTTGAATCTGGAAGCTGTATTTCTAATTTCTGGGAATTTTTCCATTAATAATGTTGACGATACtcttcatcactttttttttcctccaagtccTGCTTCTCTATGGAGAACTACCTTATTATGTATTGAACCTTCTGCAATGATTTTCTTTCTACTCTCCTATATTACATCTCTTATGTTTTGAAGTATCCTcaatttttattctcaaattctGTTAAAGATTgctatttcctgtcttctttttaattttaagaactttTGTTCTCTCAATATTTTCTGCAGCAGTATCTGTTGAGTTTcttgcctttattattattttgtgtgtgtgtgccttttgttgttttttcccttaAATAGAATATGTGTCCCCAAGCTATACTTTCccagttttttggaggctttgttcatatgttaatattttgttgtgaGGTTATGTAGAAGAGTGAGGAACTGAAAAGCTGATTTGGAATTAGCATTTTAGAGTGAACTTGCTTGACTGTTTTCTTAAGGAATCcataaatgtcattatttttagactttttttaaagattcttttaaaacaaaggtttttggttttgtttttgttttgttttgccagtaggatgattgaatccagagccttgcagGCACTAAGCAAGTTGAACCTAGCCCCTCCTCTACTTTCAGAATACCTGGTGCTGCCATTTCTGAACCATTCAAAGTTCTTGCAGAATATAAATCAAGTGGCTTTTCAGTGTTTTTCCATTTGCTGACTTGGGAAAATTTTGCTTTCCCAGTCAATTTCTATTCATCTATTAACTTTGTGCTTTGTaagttttattgttattgtaCCCTCTGTTATTTGTGTCATTGTGAGTTTATACtccttttaacctttttttaattttttccaagttTTGGGCAGTAGTTGTGTTATTGGCTGCATTTCATATGTTATTTTTTACCAAAAATTGCCATTTGTTGCAGAATACTATTCTTATTAAATCATTAACTttccatttaatcattttattcatgatctttgtttctcattctgttttctcaaagTTGACACTGGAAATCCTTCTGCAAACAAATTTTCTGATTTGAAAGAGTATGAATACATCTGTCATTAGGGGTCTTTTAAAGTTTAGTCTTTTAAGCCTTCTTAGAGCATTTGTAACAGTTAAGATGCTTCGAGGAGAATATTTCAATAGACCTGGAATTAGAAAAACTAATCTTAATGAGAAGATTCTTTTCAAATTACTTAAGTTTGTTGTCTCATTAGCAATAGGAATTTATTATTTCAGTGCTAGTCTGTTGTAGTCACCTTACTCATTGCCTTCAGTTCATTGATCTATTTAATCTTATTCCCCATCTACTCTCTCTCTGCATAGTTAAATTTGTTAGACAAAGCTATTTGGCCTCCTAGATTTGATGCAACTCAAATATAGATAATAATAGAACCGTTTTTAAAGCCAGAAATGAGTTAAGCTATCATTATTCCTGTCCATTGCCCATAAAGGGAGATgcctaaatttaaatttacaaaatatattttatgtgtgtttaaTGATCTCTAGGGATAGTTACAGTGATATGGTAAAGTTCTTACTGAAGTTTCTGGTGGAATGAAGAGATGAGTAAGGGAGAAGTGCTGTTTTTCAGATATATATAGTAGATAGGGGTGATTAAAGGAAGCAAATAGACtacaaagaaaactgaatttaaggACTTGATGTGGAATAGAAGCaggtgaagaagaaaatgaaggcaaGGTAGGACTGTGAGCGTACATGGAAATGTAAATAGGACAGTCTTAAATTTATTTGCTgtgtttattatctttttaataataattgttttctCTAGtgtgctaaaaaataaaattccaagacttagaaaaggaaatgttTCACTGGCACAATGGCAtttatctgtaatcccagtgtcttgggaggtagaggcaggaggattgcaagtttgaggccagcctcagcaatttagcaaggccttaagaaacttagcaagaccctgtctcaaaataaaaaataaaaatggctgtgggtgtagctcaggggcaaagcacccctgggttcaatccctagtacaaataaagaaaaagtaaatgttttcCTTCCTCTTGATAAATTctagacttaaaaacagcatatgcTCAGCTCAAGGTTCTGTACAAGGAAACATTCAACAAATCTAAAGCATTATTAGATCTAAAGTTATGAaatacactgagccacatatgtATGTGCCTTTTGAGAGCGGGAaaaattttagagacagagtgaCTATTGATCATCACGACACTGAAAGGCAGTATTGCTGTCTGCCTTTAAGAAATCATTTCCACAGAGTGGCAAGTCAGAAGATTATGAAGAAATTGTTCATGAGTCAATGTACACTTTCaaaaagttgatttaaaaagaaaattattttctgtttttcttcttttggaatttttcttctcattttgaaatattttgagttttatgtaATGATTATTTAGGAACTAATACAAATAGAAACCAAGTAgaatatcagtttttaaaattatttcataaaattaagagCCCTTTTACATAGCTTACAATGTACAGCTTTAGACAGGAAAtgataagttttttaaaaaaagaagtcatattCTTAATGAGGTTTAAAGTACAAGTTCAGGGATTTTGTTATTAATGTGTACTATATGCCATGAAATAAATGGATGTTACAATTATATAGGTTAAATGAAATCCATACATAATTTTTTCATTACctgttttaattatttgtgtCAGAATTCAGTGTATTTGGAGTAAGATGGTAATGATTGATGGTTAACTTTATTCCTGTCCTTATaagttttatagaatatttttgtttgttcttggtTTTGTGTATATGAGtgcaaatttaaaaacttgaaatggaaaactttaaggaaacaaaacacaagtAAGGATAATAATTGTTTCCCAGTTTCAGTAGTTTCTATTAGCGGTTCCTTTCCTCTTGCACATTTGCTTTTCAGTTAAATGCTccattaatattatatttcaaaataaaaagtttatgaaTTTGGATAGACTTAACCTTttgttcttcaaagaaaaatagttactttatatttcattataattttatttgtgaaagATTTCTTGGTCATGTTTTaggtttatattatttttgaggtAGACCATGTgaaaatataatcacattttctgCTCTTTCATTACTTATTAAAGGCAATGATTGTTGTACAGATTTAAcacagttaattttttaaaattcagcaacAACCAAacctataaatatatatcatcttACCTTTACTTGTTCCTTTTGTCTCTGAGACTGGTGTGCTGAAGAAATTTATTCGGTTTCTTTTACACCATTAGAGCTGGGCACAGAGGAGCTCACATAGAAAAAAGTATGTCATATGATTTCACTTTGTCTTAACCTTTGTACCCAGTGaataagtgattaaaaaaaaaaaaaagctgaacttCCTTAGCAAAAGATTGACCAGAAGAAAAATTTCTTAAAGTCGTCTTTGACTTTGTCGGTACAACAAGGAAGGGGCTTGCttaaccttttttgttttttgggtaccagggttGAACTCATGGACACTCGaccattgagacacatccccagccctattttttaatatatatattttatttagagatagggttgaGACAGTATGATTGCacattcaaagtcagcctcactgCACTAAGCAACAATTATGTTTCTTACTCTTCAAAATGTTATCAAAATATTGACAAATTGACAATTTAACTTTGTGACTTAAAGTGTATGATATTGAGAAGGGATATTTTTAAACGATATATTGTTTCTAAAGTAAATTGTTAGTCCTAaagctattttgtatttagaaagaTACAGATTGAAAAAGTATAACACTATGTTTGGATTCCATTTCCTTTCAACTtgttatttactcatttttatgacACCTTCACAGGTTGTTTTACTGCCAAGTTAAAACAGGAGCAAAGTGCTCAAATTACCAAAAGACCTGTCAGTTGGCCATTATATGACCTTCAGAAAATCAGTTACCTTCCTTATGCTATAAtttcctgtctgtaaaatgggaaactCTACAACATTAGTTCCCATCTAACTACAGTAGAATAATCACGAAATTTAGAATGATTTAGTTCTAAAAGATTAATACTTTTGGGCTTTTGTATCCTTGCTCAATAAAACAGATTTAAACAGATGATACTTTCTGCTTAGAAGTTCTGTGAGCTCATATACCTATGTAAATTGTAATAACAGCAAACACATTTGTTATATTATTGTAATTAAAATTCAAAGGGAATGCATTAGTTATCTGTCTCATTATGTTCATCTTTCATTTGGTTATTTCGAAATGATGTTTGTTGGAAAATTTTGGAATTTAGATTATTTGTGCTAGTGGTGAGTAGAAGAATATGGGGATCTGTGCATCCACTGGGCTTAGCTGGTGATTGTGAAAACTGTAGTTGATATCTATGAACAAAATACAGTAAATCGTGATAGATTAATCAGAGTTTGAAGCCAAATTAGAACTTTTAAGATGTTGAGACTGAAAATACATTAAATCAGGCTTTTATATGAAAATCTTTAAGTATTTACATAGGTTCTATCTcaactatttttttccagaaactttATCTACTCTATTAATTGAGTTTACACGTAAGGCACACAATACTGGTGTTTCTTGTAATTATATGATAAGATGATTATTGTTTCTAATTTACTTCACTGTTacttaacatttatatttctaGGGAGATTAAACTATTACAATgctaaaatagtgataatttattAGATAcctattttaattaaattggTAGGTAAAGGGAATTTAAGCaaagcataatatttaaaaaaatttttttagatgttgacagatctttattttattcatttatttatatgcggtgctgagaattgaacccaatgcttcacacatgctaggcaagtgccttaccactgagccacaacctagcccAAAGCATAATACTATAGATATTCATTTGCTTGTTTATCATGATGCTGGATCAAACCCAGCATGCTAGGCAgttagtctaccactgagctacatgctcaaCCATTTTCATTGTTGTTACTAATGCTTTTTAAGAGATGAGgagtcttgctatattgcccaggctggccttgagcttctGGGCTCaatcaatcttcctgcctcagaccctcaaGTAACTGGAACTATAGGCATATTATCACCATGCCCAACTAAGTAAAGCTTACTGTTAATCTAAAGgtatggtttcttttttaaaaaatcaaattgtatTAGAGGTCTCCCTACTTGCCAATTCAGTCAAAGCTGCATTGATTTACTTGGCAGATTTCTATAcaagttttcatttattcaaagatTTCCTGTGGCTAAAGGATGTTTGAAAACCAcgattctgggctggggttgtggctcagtggtagagtgcttgcctagcatgcatgaggcactggattctatccccagcaccacataaaaaaaaactaaataaacaaaataaaggtattatgtccatctacaactaaaaataaaaagaaaaccatgatTCTAAAActtaactatcttatatttgtcTCTAGTGTATGACAACAAAAGTTATAAATGTATCTTCATATGTGTAAGGACTTAATAATCTGTTTTCttagtaaagtaaaataaagaatatagaaATAGGACTTggagatggaaaagagaaagatgtaAAAATAAGCCTGTGTTTATGAAGGCCACTGTTTCAGTATCTTTAGGTACTCTATTAAATTTTAAGACCTAACtggaattatttgatttttttttcctcaatatagTAATGGAAATATTGTGCGTTTTtgatttcaggaaagaaaaacaaattagaagTGTAGAAGAAGAAGTTGAACAAGAAAAACAAGCAGCAGATGGTATTATTAGAAATATGTCTCCTGAAAAACAAGTCAAGTACATAGAGATGAAAACCACAAATGAGAAACTGTTGCAGGTAATATTAATTACTATAATGTGCTAGGCATATATCAGTCTTGCTACTAAAAGCATCTGAAAATCAAACAGCATTAGCATACCCTGAGCTTGACTAGATTTGGTGATCAGAGTATTCATTTTAACAAGATATTCTGCTAATTgacattatataattattatttgttcagTTCTAtgcattcttcatttttatatatcataaagATACATGAAAATGCttgcatttttatgaatttttaatgggAACTTTAAAAGACCTCATGAACTAAAGGAGCCATCATATGGAtattagctttctttttcttcctgtctaaTAAACAGCAACTCTTTCACCTGTTATGTCCTCAGTTTGAATGGTTATTGTTCTCTAATCATGTTAGTTAAGTAACAATTTAGGTGGCTGCTGAGGGGTCATTGATAATAGATTGTTCAGTTATGATGGTGCCTTTCATATCTAGCTGCTCCTTAAAATGTTAGCAAGACTTAGGCCCTGTAAATGCCCATAGTGACTGTTTAGTTTCTCAGATATTTCCTTCAGTGACCTTTTagtttaaacttttattttagacAAAATGTATAAGATACAATGAAGTGGGGCTGGAGATattagctcagttgatagagtgcttgccttgcatgcataaggccctgggttcaatccttagcaccaaaaataaaacaaacaaaaagataaaaagaagctttgaagaaaaatattgtagAAATATTACAGATATGACACAATAGTTACCAAATACTTTGTTAGGACCAAGGTATACTTAATTTTTCTGAGGGTTATAATGAATAATCAGTTTAAggattttttagctttttatctgctgtgactaaaggacccaccAACACAATTGCagaggagaaaacatttatttgcagCTCCTGGTTTCTGAGGTCTTAATCCATATGTAGCAGGcaccattcctcagggctggagcggggagggaagcagctcacttaATAATCAGAGAGCAGAGACTCAACTCtcaagatacaaatatatataccccaaagccatacccccaattcccacctccagccacaccctaccacgcCAGTTAtgactcagttaatccttatcaggggattaattcactgattggattaagactctcacaacccaatcatttctcctctgaaccttcttgcattgtctcacacatgaggttttggggaatATCTCACATCCAACCATAACAAGAATCTTATCATAGGATATgagcaaaagatttttaaaaatgtggttaaaaatcaaaattaagagcAGCAACCCCTAGCAAGGCAGTATTCCTAGCTGGTTCAGCCTGTGAACAGGCAGTGGTCAGGGACTGCCCAGACCCCAGTGGCTGGAGAAGTTCTGACAACCCAAGTAAAATTCCTGCTgtgaggaccaaaaaaaaaaaaaaaaaaccaaattttaagCAATGACAACATTAATTTTAAAGcttctgatatttaaaattatcagaACACCATAATGATTCATCATGAAAAGATCTAGCCACATTTGACAagcttataaattttttttgaaggtaTATggcaaagtttttaaaagaatcagtaaaaaatagaaatattgaaatgTTAATAAATTCTAGTCAATATGCAAGATATCAATTgaagatatttacaaaatttactgtgtaaatttgaatgaaaatgaaatagaaattcttATTGTAATTTCTACTTGCCCTTTCTTCCCCCTTCTTAGGAATTAGATACACTTCAGCAACAACTAGATTCACTGAACATGAAAAAAGAGAGCATGGAAACTGTAAGTATAAAATCAAATAAGAGTACttatatatataacttaattACAAAAGATAATCTAGCTGATTGttaatggaatttatttatttatttatttatttagtggtgctggggattgaacccagggc is drawn from Urocitellus parryii isolate mUroPar1 chromosome 4, mUroPar1.hap1, whole genome shotgun sequence and contains these coding sequences:
- the Lrrc19 gene encoding leucine-rich repeat-containing protein 19 → MKFTCITVLFWPFSMLLLSDKSQTSKIEVKCNFTEKDYSLIPVGINNNVTILDLSYNKITLNVTDTRVLQKYFLLTELYLIQNNITILHNSSFSNLSNLEILNICKNSIYVIQQNAFVGLNKLKQLHLCQNKILQLNPDMFMPLNNLKLLNLQGNLISYFDVPQLFHLELIILYGNPWNCTCSLFNLQNWLKTSNVILENENITMCSYPHSLTCYNIKTVPYMAECYSKFASSITEDLYVHFQSISNSTFNSSLNNFTRNSEHEPLGKSWVFLVGVVVTALMTSLLILTAIKCPIWYNFLLSYNHRRLEEHEAETYEDGFPGNSNSLPQIGDINSEDTTVIFEQLHSFVAEDDGFIEDKYIDTHELCEEN